TGAGAATGCCCAATACGGTGTGCCTTACACTTGTGATGTAGACGCTGATGGCTATCCGGCCCCGACGTTCGCTCTGACGACCGCCCCGGCCGGCATGACCATTGACGCTGCCAGTGGCCTGATCTCTTGGACCCCGGACCTTATCGGCGACGTTCTGGTAGTCGTAGAAGCCTCCAACGGTTACGGCTCCGATGTTCAGAACTTCACGATTGCGGTGGCTGGTATCACTCCAAGCTTCACCTCGACCCCGGTCCTGACTGGTACCTATGGTGTTGCTTACAGCTACGATGCCAATGCTGATGGTTATCCGGCCCCGACGTTCGCTCTGACGACCGCCCCGGCTGGTATGACCGTTGACGCCGCGTCCGGTCTGGTAAGCTGGACCCCGGATGATGTTGGTGACTTCGCGGTTGTAATCGAAGCTGCTAACGCGTTTGGTACCGACGTCCAGAGCTTTACCATCACGGTTACTGGTATTGCTCCGAGCTTCACCTCGACGGCTCCTCTCGGTGGCGTTGTCGGTGAACTCTACACTTATGATGCTAATGCCGACGGTTACCCGGCCCCGACGTTCGCTCTGACGACCGCCCCGGCCAGCATGACCATAGATGCTGTTTCGGGTCTAATCGGGTGGACTCCCGCCGCAGCTGGCGACTATGACGTGGTAGTCGAAGCCGCCAACGCTTTTGGCTCTGACGTACAGAGCTTCACGATCGGCGTGGTTGACGCTCCCGAAGCCCCGCTTATTACTTCAACGCCGGTGACCGGTGTTACCGTGAACCAGCTTTACACCTACGATGTGGAAGCTACCGGTAATCCGGCCCCGACGTTCGCTCTGACGACCGCTCCGGCCGGCATGACGATTAATGCCACCAGCGGTTTGATTTCGTGGACACCCACCATGGTTGGCGATTACGGTGTAACAGTCGTCGCCAGCAACGATGTGGAACCCGATGCCGTTCAGAGCTTCACGATTACCGTGGTTGGCATTGCCCCGAGCTTTACTTCGACCCCGGTTACCAGTGTGGCCTACGGCGCTGCTTACAGCTATGACGCCGATGCCGATGGTATCCCGGCTCCGACGTTTGCTCTGACAACCGCTCCGGCCGGCATGACTATTGATGCCGTCAGCGGCTTGATCGAGTGGACAGCCGACTTTGCCGGTGATGTCGACGTGGTCATTGAGGCTTCCAACGCTTTTGGTAGCGATGTCCAAAGCTTCAAGATTTCCGTCCTCGGCGCCGCTCCGTCATTCACTTCCACGCCGATTACTATCGGTACTTACGGCGTGGCTTACAGCTATGATGCTGATGCCGATGGTATCCCGGCTCCGACGTTCGCTCTGACGACCGCTCCGGCCGGTATGACTATCGACGCTGCGACTGGCCTGGTCGCCTGGACACCGGATGATGTTGGAGATTTCGGTGTTGTCATCGAAGCTTCCAACGCTTTCGGAACCGATGTCCAGAGCTTCAGCATAGCTGTTGCTGGTATTGCTCCGGTGATTACCACAACTCCTACCACCACAGGCGTGGTTGGCGAGTTGTATTACTATGACGCCGATGCTACCGGTTACCCGGCCCCGACCTGGTCAGGTGATGGTAACATCGATCCGGTTACCGGCGAGGTTTCCTTTACGCCGACAGAACCCGGCGACTATATCCTTTCCATTACGGCTACCAACGCCTATGGCTCTGACACTCAGGGTTGGACGGTCACGGTCGCTGCTGGTCCCGAGGCTCCGGTTATCACCTCGACCCCGGTTACCACAGTTGGTATTTATGAACTTTATTCTTATAACGTCGATGCTACCGGTAATCCGGCCCCGACGTTCGCTCTGACGACCGCTCCGGCCGGCATGACCATTGATGCCGCCAGCGGCTTGATTTCGTGGACACCCGGAGCTCTTGGTGATTACGACGTAACCGTCGTCGCCAGCAACGGTGTGGATCCCGACGCTGTTCAGAGCTTCACGATCACGGTTTCGGGTGTGGCTCCGAGCTTCACCTCGACCCCGGTTACCTCCGGTACCTACGGCGTGGCTTACAGCTATGACGCTGATGCCGATGGTATCCCGGCTCCGACGTTCGCTCTGACGACCGCTCCGGCCGGTATGACCATTGACGCCGCGTCCGGTCTGGTTGCCTGGACCCCGGATGATGTTGGTGATTTCGGTGTAGTTATCGAAGCCTCCAACGCCTTCGGAACCGACGTCCAGAGCTTCACTATCGCAGTTGTCGGTATCGCTCCGGTGATCACGACGACTCCGCCCAGCGCAGGGGTGGTTGGCGAGCTGTATTACTATGATGCTGATGCTACCGGTTACCCGGCCCCGACATGGTCCGGTGGAGACATAGACCCGGTCACCGGTGTCCTGCAATTTGTCCCGACCGTGCCCGGTGACTTTAGCATCACCATCACGGCCAGCAACGACTACGGTTCTGACACCCAGAGTTGGAACCTCACCGTGGCCCCGGCTACCGAGGCTCCGGTTATCACCTCGACTCCTGTGACCAGCGCCGTTATATTTGACGCGTATGCTTACGATGTCGAGGCCACTGGCTATCCGACTCCGACGTTCGCTCTCTCAACCGCTCCGGCCGGCATGACTATCGATGCCGCCAGCGGCTTGATCGGGTGGACCCCGGACGCTCTGGGTGACTTCGACGTGATAGTCGTTGCCTCCAACGGTGTCGATCCCGACGCTGTTCAGTCGTTCACGATCACCGTTATCGGCATCGCTCCTGCATTTACTTCGATGCCGGTCACTGGTGTGACAGTTAACACGCTGTACAGCTACGATGCCGATGCCGATGGTTATCCGGCTCCGACGTTTGCCCTGATCACGGCCCCGGCCGGCATGACTATCGATGCCGCTACCGGCCTGCTCGAGTGGACCCCGGATGTTACAGGAACCTATGATGTCGAGATCGAAGCCACTAACGACTTTGGTGTCGCCACGCAGGCCTTCACCATCACGGTTCACGACGAGTTCCAGCCGGTCACATTCCTCGAGCACGATCCGCTCTTTATCAACTCCGATATTATCGATCAGACTGTGGGAGTGATTCTGGCCGGATTCGATGTCTCGCAGGTCGATATATCATCGATACTGATCATGGGCATGGTGGTTCCGGAACACGATCCGCCTTACATGACCTCCTGGACCGGATATACCGAACCCGTTTTGTATATCCCGTTCTACACGAACCGTCTGTTGGCACACTACCGTCCTTATAGGACCAGCATTCAGGATACCTACCTGGTGACCTTCCTGCTTCTGGATGGAACACCGGTTGAACTTCGTGGCGATATCAACATCGAAATCAACCCTGGCGACCTGAATGTCGATGGCATCGTGGACAACCAGGATATCGACCTGCTGGTCAACGTACTCTGGAACAACGGTCGCCGTGCCTCAGACTACGAAGCGCTTTATGATGTCGATGGTAACGGCAAGCTGGATCCGCTGGATCTGCGCGCCCTTATCAATATTGTGTACTAGCGCCTCGTAAGTGGCTGTCTGACAAAGCAGTCTAGCGCCCGCCCCGAACAAAACGGGGCGGGCCTTTCTTTTACCGGCTATCTTTCCGGTCAGCTACAATTCTCCTGCCGACAGTCTTCGCGCCGGGGATTAATGGTTGACAAACCGCTCACTCGTGGTTATATTTACCCAGTACGTCAACCCTCACCTCTGGCGTACTGCTATTACTGATTAAGTTACATCGCGTAAAACCCCGGGGAGCGGGAACAGGTTCAAGAGGACTTCATTTGTTTTGCTTGCCCTCCGGGAGTAACGCAGCAAGTTAGAGTTTGAGAGATACCAATTACAACCCATTCAACTTTTCAACACTTTGTGAGGGAGTAACTATGAGACTAACAGCAGTCTTGCTCAGCGTTGGTCTGATACTGTTCTCATTCGGCACTGTTTTGGGTCAGTCGATTACCATCGACCATGTCGACGGCCTCAATGCCTCGGGTGAGATCGAACAGGGAGCTACGCTTACCGTTTACATGCGCCTGACAGGCGATGCTAATGCGCATTATGTCATATCGAACGGCTTCCGTGTCTACGGTAACGATCTGAACTGGGGCTCACTCAGCGGTAAGCTGAATCCCGCCTACAAGTGGGATCTGAGCTTCGGTTTCCCGTGCTTTTTTGACCTCGGAATGTACATCAACGTATTCTCCACCGGATCGGTCGCTGACACCATCGGTTTCGGTGGTGCAGCCGGTATGTTTGGTACCGGACTTCCGGCCGGATTTGATGATATTGGGTACTGGATCAACCTCGGACCGGTGACCGGCGGCGGCGATTTCCTCTATATCGACTCGTCGTTCTACCCGCCGGCTGGCCGCTGGGTATGGGATATCGTCGGTGAAAACGTTGCCTGGGGCGGCCCGTATGCTTTCCCGATGGCCATAGAGTGCGAACCCGCTGTGTTCACCTCGACCCCGATCACCGAGGGCGAAGTCGGCACGGAGTATGTCTATGACGTCAACGCCACAGGTAACCCGGCTCCGGAATTCTCTCTGACCGTGTTCCCGGAAGGTATGGCTATTGACCCGATGACCGGCGTCATTACTTTCACACCTACCGCCGCCGGCGACTACGCCGTAACAGTTGTGGCCAGCAACGCCTGCAGTGCGCCCACTCAGGAATTTGTCATCCACGTTCCCGAACCGCCAGTGGCCCCCGTGATTACATCCACTCCGATTCCTAATGGCGTGGTCAATTCGGTATACACCTACGATGTCAACGCTACCGGCAACCCGGTCCCGACATATGCCCTGACGGTCTTCCCGGACGGCATGGTGATCGTTGCTGAAACCGGCGCTATTACCTGGACTCCCACCGCCACCGGTGACTATGACGTAACAGTTGTGGCCTCCAACGGTGTCGTGCCGGACGCTGTCCAGAGTTTCGTTATTACCGTCACTCCGGAACTCGTTTCGCCGACTATCGTAACCACTCCCGTGACCGATGGTCAGGTCGGCGAGGCTTATTACTATGACGTCGACGCTACCGGATATCCGGAACCGACCTTCACTCTCACCACCGCTCCGGGCGGGATGACCATCGACGGGTTCACCGGTGAAATTAACTGGACTCCGACTGCCGCTGGTGATTTCAGTGTTACCGTGCGCGCCGCCAACGGTGTGTCTCCGGCCGCTACCCAGAGCTTCGTCATCGCCGTGGTCCCGGCTTTCGCCGCCCCGGTGATTACTTCGACTCCCGTTCTCGAGGGCGCCGAGGGTGACCCGTACTACTACGATGTCAACGCTACCGGCTACCCGGCTGCGACCTTCACCCTGACCGTCTTCCCGGATGGCATGACCATCAATGAAGCTACCGGCGAAATCAACTGGACTCCCACCGTTTTGGGTGACTATGACGTAACAGTTGTGGCCGCCAACGGTATCGAGCCCGATGCGGTCCAGAGCTTCGTGATCAGCGTGGCCGAGGGCTGTCCGGTAGTCATTACCTATCTCGAGCAGGATCCGATCATCCTCAAAGACCTGGCCGACAGAGTCCTCCGCGTCTACGTCGAGTGCGAAGATAACGCGCACGTCGATCTGAACACCGTGGTGGTACAGGGCAAAATTCCGCCGTATACCGCCGCCCGCATCGAGGGCGACCTCCTCGTGACCGATGTCTTTATTTTCCGCTTCCTCGCCGCCTGGAGACCGATTGCGGCCGATATCCAGTCACAGTACACGGTTGCCTACAACATGCTTGACGGCACGTTCGTGGAACTCTCCGGTGAGATGAACCTCCAGGTTTATCCCGGCGACCTGAATTTCGATGGCATTGAAGATGTTAACGATATCACTTTCCTGGTCGACTACATGTTCAGGGGCGGCGACGAACCGATGTTGCCGGAAGCTCTGGATGTGAACCGCGACGGTTACAACGATATCAGAGACCTTCGCGCTATCGTGGAAATCGTATACTAAGTAGTCTTCTGACTATCCGAGTATAATTACTCTCGAAAAAACCCGCCCTCGAAATGGGCGGGTTTTTTTTAACCTCGACGCGCAAATTGCCGATACAAGACTACAGTTGACAATATTGTCTATTTTAGGTATATTCGGGTTATCCAAACGCCGCCCGTTCACCCGGCAAACAGCGGCGATCCATAAATATCTCGGTGGAGGGTATGATGAAAATAAAGCCAAGACTTATCCTGACCGCTCTCGGGTTGCTCCTTGCCGTTTCCGTTTTCGGCGAGGGTGAGCAATACCAGACTCGCGAAGAACCAAACACTCACCAGCACAAATATTCGAACCTTCAGACCTATCTTGAAGACGACCCAATCAGACTCGTCGACCTTGAGGACCGGATTCTGAAAGTCTACGTGCGCGGGGGAGACCTCGATGTCCGCGACATCGATCTCAGCACGGTGCTCGTTCAGGGGAAAATACCTCCCTATACTGCGGCAAGAATCGAAGGCAACCAACTCGTAACCGATGTTTTCATTTTTCGCTTTCTGGCCGCCTGGCGTCCAATTTGCGAGGATATACAAGGAACCTATTCCATATCATTCGATCTGAAAAACGAAGAACACATTACCCTCTACGGCGAGTTGCATCTCGATTACGTTCAGGGAGACGTTAATCTCGATGGTCTGGTGAACGGGGACGATATCGCCTTCTTCGAAGACTATCTGTACAACAGTGGACCCGGGTCGATGCTGGAAGAAGCCCTAAATGTCAACTGCGACAGATATCTAAACCTGGACGACCTCGAACTTCTCAAGCAGCTCGTCGCGGAGGCAGAGGAGTCCGAACCCAACCGCGAGAAACAAGGCTACGGCGACCCGCCAACCTACCTTGAACAGAACCCGATCGTCCTCAAAGACCTCACAGACAGGATCCTCAGGGTCTACGTGCGTGGCACCAATTTCGACATTCACGATATCGACCTCAGCACAGTTGTAACACAGGGGAAAATCCCGCCATATACCGAAGCCCGCATCGAGGGCGACCGAATGGTCACGGATGTTTTCATATTTCGTTTTCTGAGCGCCTGGCGACCTATCGAAGATGATGTCCACAGTCGCTACACGGTCGAGTTTGATCTCAATTCGGGCGAGCATATTGTGCTTGATGGTACGGTGAACGTAAAGATTTATCCGGGCGATTTGAATTTCGAAGAAGACGATTGTGAGATGTTATTTATGCTTTTGGAACTCGCCGAGCAGGGCGTTATCGACATAGATGTTGAAGAGCTGGAACGCATGCTCGAAGAGGCCGGTTGCTACGAAGAGGAAGAACCGCCGTATCGCCGCCGCGACCGCGATGGCAAGCCGTTTACCTATCTTGAAGAAGATCCTGTCACTCTGGTCAACCTGCCGGAGAAACTCCTCAAAGTGTATGTCCGCCGCGCGGATTATGCTCTTAAGGATATAGTACTGGAATCAGTGCTAATTAACGGGAAAATTCCTCCACATACAGAGGCGTGGATTGAGGAAGACCGCCTGATAACAGATGTCCTCTTGATGCGCTTCATGACTTTCTGCCGGCCAATAGAACAGGATGTCCACGCCGGCTACAGCGTCTCTTTCGATCTTACCAACGGAGAGCATGTTGACTTGTACGGTGAGGTCAACATAGAATATATAGAGGGAGATCTGAACCTCGATGGTACAGTCAATATAGAAGATATTGTCTTTATAATTGACTACCTTCACCACTCCGGACCGTCATGTGTCCTTGAGGAAATGCTCGATGTGGACAATGATGGCATTATCTGTGATAGGGATATACTTGCAGTGACTCAGATTGTCTACTAGATCCTTGCCAGCAGCTTTGAATTCGACTACGCAGCCCGCCTTACAACAGAAGGCGGGCTTTGTTTATGCCTCTCACCGCGAAATCCAACAAAATCAATCCAACCAACGATTTTACTCGACGCGCGACCGCAAGTTGCTATCT
This genomic stretch from Candidatus Zixiibacteriota bacterium harbors:
- a CDS encoding dockerin type I domain-containing protein, with translation MMKIKPRLILTALGLLLAVSVFGEGEQYQTREEPNTHQHKYSNLQTYLEDDPIRLVDLEDRILKVYVRGGDLDVRDIDLSTVLVQGKIPPYTAARIEGNQLVTDVFIFRFLAAWRPICEDIQGTYSISFDLKNEEHITLYGELHLDYVQGDVNLDGLVNGDDIAFFEDYLYNSGPGSMLEEALNVNCDRYLNLDDLELLKQLVAEAEESEPNREKQGYGDPPTYLEQNPIVLKDLTDRILRVYVRGTNFDIHDIDLSTVVTQGKIPPYTEARIEGDRMVTDVFIFRFLSAWRPIEDDVHSRYTVEFDLNSGEHIVLDGTVNVKIYPGDLNFEEDDCEMLFMLLELAEQGVIDIDVEELERMLEEAGCYEEEEPPYRRRDRDGKPFTYLEEDPVTLVNLPEKLLKVYVRRADYALKDIVLESVLINGKIPPHTEAWIEEDRLITDVLLMRFMTFCRPIEQDVHAGYSVSFDLTNGEHVDLYGEVNIEYIEGDLNLDGTVNIEDIVFIIDYLHHSGPSCVLEEMLDVDNDGIICDRDILAVTQIVY
- a CDS encoding putative Ig domain-containing protein; its protein translation is MRAFALTLIVALVLVLPGTILGQAISLDHVDGLNASGEIIPGEVVTFYIRLTNGPLAQSVISNGYRVYSPDGATWSPLVGTLNPIYPWDMDPFVMFPPYFDLGMYVNVFSNGLVSDTIGFGGAAGMYGTGLPANFDAVGYWITMGAVDIAHAGKTIVLDSAWYPPAGRWVWATVAENVAWDGPHTFPIHSDEPIGEAPVITSTPVTSATYGAAYTYDVEATGDPAPTFALTTAPAGMTIDAATGVISWTPDVVGDIDVVVEASNTEGTDTQAFTIAVAGIVPAFTSTPVTTGTYGVAYSYDANVSGYPAPTFALTTAPAGMIINGTTGLISWTPDVVGDVPVVVEASNVAGTAVQSFSISVAGIAPAFTSTPVTTGTYGVAYSYDADASGYPAPTFALTTAPAGMTIDAASGLVSWTPDVVGDVAVVLEASNAYGSDAQTFTITVGGIAPSITSLPCENAQYGVPYTCDVDADGYPAPTFALTTAPAGMTIDAASGLISWTPDLIGDVLVVVEASNGYGSDVQNFTIAVAGITPSFTSTPVLTGTYGVAYSYDANADGYPAPTFALTTAPAGMTVDAASGLVSWTPDDVGDFAVVIEAANAFGTDVQSFTITVTGIAPSFTSTAPLGGVVGELYTYDANADGYPAPTFALTTAPASMTIDAVSGLIGWTPAAAGDYDVVVEAANAFGSDVQSFTIGVVDAPEAPLITSTPVTGVTVNQLYTYDVEATGNPAPTFALTTAPAGMTINATSGLISWTPTMVGDYGVTVVASNDVEPDAVQSFTITVVGIAPSFTSTPVTSVAYGAAYSYDADADGIPAPTFALTTAPAGMTIDAVSGLIEWTADFAGDVDVVIEASNAFGSDVQSFKISVLGAAPSFTSTPITIGTYGVAYSYDADADGIPAPTFALTTAPAGMTIDAATGLVAWTPDDVGDFGVVIEASNAFGTDVQSFSIAVAGIAPVITTTPTTTGVVGELYYYDADATGYPAPTWSGDGNIDPVTGEVSFTPTEPGDYILSITATNAYGSDTQGWTVTVAAGPEAPVITSTPVTTVGIYELYSYNVDATGNPAPTFALTTAPAGMTIDAASGLISWTPGALGDYDVTVVASNGVDPDAVQSFTITVSGVAPSFTSTPVTSGTYGVAYSYDADADGIPAPTFALTTAPAGMTIDAASGLVAWTPDDVGDFGVVIEASNAFGTDVQSFTIAVVGIAPVITTTPPSAGVVGELYYYDADATGYPAPTWSGGDIDPVTGVLQFVPTVPGDFSITITASNDYGSDTQSWNLTVAPATEAPVITSTPVTSAVIFDAYAYDVEATGYPTPTFALSTAPAGMTIDAASGLIGWTPDALGDFDVIVVASNGVDPDAVQSFTITVIGIAPAFTSMPVTGVTVNTLYSYDADADGYPAPTFALITAPAGMTIDAATGLLEWTPDVTGTYDVEIEATNDFGVATQAFTITVHDEFQPVTFLEHDPLFINSDIIDQTVGVILAGFDVSQVDISSILIMGMVVPEHDPPYMTSWTGYTEPVLYIPFYTNRLLAHYRPYRTSIQDTYLVTFLLLDGTPVELRGDINIEINPGDLNVDGIVDNQDIDLLVNVLWNNGRRASDYEALYDVDGNGKLDPLDLRALINIVY
- a CDS encoding putative Ig domain-containing protein — protein: MRLTAVLLSVGLILFSFGTVLGQSITIDHVDGLNASGEIEQGATLTVYMRLTGDANAHYVISNGFRVYGNDLNWGSLSGKLNPAYKWDLSFGFPCFFDLGMYINVFSTGSVADTIGFGGAAGMFGTGLPAGFDDIGYWINLGPVTGGGDFLYIDSSFYPPAGRWVWDIVGENVAWGGPYAFPMAIECEPAVFTSTPITEGEVGTEYVYDVNATGNPAPEFSLTVFPEGMAIDPMTGVITFTPTAAGDYAVTVVASNACSAPTQEFVIHVPEPPVAPVITSTPIPNGVVNSVYTYDVNATGNPVPTYALTVFPDGMVIVAETGAITWTPTATGDYDVTVVASNGVVPDAVQSFVITVTPELVSPTIVTTPVTDGQVGEAYYYDVDATGYPEPTFTLTTAPGGMTIDGFTGEINWTPTAAGDFSVTVRAANGVSPAATQSFVIAVVPAFAAPVITSTPVLEGAEGDPYYYDVNATGYPAATFTLTVFPDGMTINEATGEINWTPTVLGDYDVTVVAANGIEPDAVQSFVISVAEGCPVVITYLEQDPIILKDLADRVLRVYVECEDNAHVDLNTVVVQGKIPPYTAARIEGDLLVTDVFIFRFLAAWRPIAADIQSQYTVAYNMLDGTFVELSGEMNLQVYPGDLNFDGIEDVNDITFLVDYMFRGGDEPMLPEALDVNRDGYNDIRDLRAIVEIVY